From Bradyrhizobium sp. AZCC 1610:
GCGCCTCTCCGGTTCGCGCTTCTCCCTTGGCGTCGCTCATGGTCCGGCCTCACCGACTGTTGATACGGTACCGTATTGCTAACCCGGACGAGGTCTGATACGCTACCGTATCAATATTAAAAGGCGGGAGCGAACGATGGAGACGGACGGCGTCCACATGGACCGGCAGGCGCGGAAGTCGACGCCCTTCGCGCCCGCGATCCGTAACGCGGCTGAAAAGCATCTCGAACCGGCGATGGCGTGAACCGCATGTCGCGCTTCCAGCCGAAGAACCCGGATTACCGCGCGATCGCGTTTCACACGTTCGAGCAGCAGCGGGCGATGAAGACGCTCGGCATTTCGATTACCCGAGTGGAGCCAGGAGAGGTCGATCTCGCGATGGATTATCGGTCCGACCTCACCCAGCAGCACGGCTTCATCCATGCCGGGATCATCACCGCAGGTCTCGACAATGCCTGCGGCATCGCGGCGTTTACGCTGATGCCGGCGGGCGCGGGAATTCTCACGGTGGAATTCAAGACCAACCTGCTGGCGCCCGCGCGCGGCGAGCGGTTCGCCTTCCGCGCCACCGTCGTCAAGCCCGGCCGCACGCTGACGGTGTGCGAGGCCCGCGCCTATGCGGCGCATGACGGGGCCGAGACCTTGATCGCGACCATGAGCGGCACGCTGATGGCACTGGCTCCCCGTGAGGACGCCGCGACGGACAGGGCGCACATGCCGGCCTGACCCTGCTGCGGTGCATATTTATGCTATCGGCATGGCGGGGCGTGAAAAATCCTTCTATGGTCCCGCCGTGCAATTGAGTCTGTCAACTTGATCATCTCTGCCGCGCAAGGCGTGCTGGGACTGGCGTCGGGGATGCTGGTCGGATTCTCGCTCGGCCTGGTCGGCGGCGGCGGCTCGATCCTCGCCGTGCCGCTGATGGTCTATGTGGTCGGCGTGGCGGAGCCCCATGTCGCGATCGGCACCAGCGCGATCGCGGTGGCTGCGAACGCCGCGATTAACCTGTCCAACCATGCGCGCGGCGGCACCGTGATCTGGTCCTGCGCGCTGATCTTCGCCGTGGCCGGCATGGCCGGCGCCTTCGGCGGGTCGATCCTTGGCAAGATGGTCGACGGCCAGAAGCTGCTGGCGCTGTTCGCGCTGGTCATGATCGTGATCGCGCTGTTGATGCTGAAGACGCGTTCGCGGATCGGCCTGCCTGACGTCAAGGTCTCGATGTCGAACATGCCGGCCATCGTCGGCCTGGGCCTCGCGACCGGGACGATATCGGGATTCTTCGGCATCGGCGGCGGCTTCCTGATCGTGCCGGCCCTGATGCTGGCGACCGGCATGCCGATCATGAACGCGGTCTCCTCCTCGCTGGTCGCGGTCACCGCGTTCGGCCTGACCACGGCCGCCAGCTATGCCTGGTCGGGCCTGGTCTCGTGGGCACTGGCAGGACTGTTCGTGGCGGGCGGCATCGCCGGCGGATTGGCCGGCACGCGTGCGGCGCGGCACCTCGCCGAGCGCCGCGGCGCGCTCAATATCGTGTTCGCCGTGGTCATTATTGCGGTGGCGCTCTATATGCTGGCGCGTAACATATCCCTATCTCAGCCGTAGACGGGAAATGGCAGCCCTTCGCGAGACCCATATGAAGCGATCGAACAATCCGGCCGGGGCCAACCCGGGATGCACACGTCGTAAGGCGCTCGGCCTGCTTGGCGGCGGTGCTGCGCTGCTCGGCGCCGGCGCGGCGTCGCGATCGGCGTTCGCGCAAGGCGGCGACGACGTGCTGACGGAAGCGCTGGTGCTGCGCGACCCCGATGTGCCCGCGGCCGGCAATCCCGACGGCGACATCAACATCGTCGAATGGTTCGACTACAATTGCCCGTATTGCCGCAAGATCGCGCCCGAAATCCAGCAGGTGGTGCAGGACGACGGCAAGGTTCGCCTGGTGCTGAAAGATTGGCCGATCCTTGGCGAGGTCTCGAAGTTCGGGGCGCGGATGGCGCTGGCGGCGAAGTATCAGGGCAAGTACATGGCCGCGCACGAGGCGATGATCGGCGTCAGTTCGCGGCTGACCGAACCGCGCATCCGCGAGTTGCTGGCCGGCGCCGGCATCGACATGGATCGGCTCAACCGCGACGCCACCACCAACGCCAAGGCGATCGACACCATCCTCGCCCGCAACCACGATCAGGCGGTGGCCTTCGGATTCAAGGGAACGCCGTCCTTTATCGTCGGCAAGTTCCGCGTGCCGGGCATCCTGAACATGGCGGAATTCGAGATGGTGATTGCCGACGCGCGCAAGGCGAAGAAGAGCAACTAGCGCGCATCAAAACGCCGTCGCCCGAGACGACGGCGTTTGAATGTTGTGATGATCCCGCAGGAAACTATCGCGACGAAATCTTGACCCAGTCCTCATGGGCGCGCGTTTTCAGCGCCTTCCAGTCCTCTGCTGCGACATCCCAGTTGACGAGGGTGCGGTTGGCCTGCGCGACCTGGCCGCTGGCGACGCTCGATGTCCGCATGGAATCGTAGACATAGACGCCGAGAACCAGCAGCAGCGCACCCAAAATCATCCCGACAAACGTCCGCATGGCAATTCCTCCGTGACCGGCTGATAACGCAGTGCCCGGAGGAAGGTTCCGCGGCCTACGAACGCACCTTGGCAGGCGCGGGACGGGGGGCGGTGGCGGAAGGGACCGCCGCCGCTGCCGTCGCCAGATTGAGCGACTTCAATTCATCCGGCTTGAACACGAAGAGCTTGTCATGCGGCGTTTCCATCGCGTGCACCCAGACCTGCAAGTTGACGCCCATGTCGCCGAGATAGCGCTGGCAGCGCGCGGAAATATTCTGCGCCACGTTCATCTCGTCGCGTGGCAGACCGCCTGCTGAACCGATCGCCGCCACCTGATGCACGCCGATGATCGCCTTGTCGCCGACGCGGCGCTCCACGCCGCCCGCGAACACCAGCGGGCAGGATGACGCGCAGTATTTCCCGGGCTCGATCTCGGTCGCGAAATTTTTGTCGCGAATGAGCCGCCCCATCGCCAGTGCGTCGGCGACCGAGCCGCCCGGCGAGTTCAGCACCACGGTCTTGATGTAGTCGCCACGCCTGGAGACTTCGGCGGCGAATGCTTCGGAAATCCCCGGCGTGATGGTGCCGGTCGCCATCAGCTTGCCGCCGCCCGCCAATTCGAACGTCATCGGCTTGGCCATCACGCCATCTGCCTGCGGCCGCGGCGTCAGGCGTTTGCCGCCGTCGGGCGTGAGCGGCGCCAGGATTGACGGCACGATGTCGGGGAGGCCAGGCGAGGGCGTATCGTGGCTTACCTCGGCGGCCGAATCGGGCGTGCCGATCCAACCGTTCATGCCGGCAAGATCGGCCGCGAGCACGAGAATCGTGACGGTGACGACGCTGCGAAAGATAAAGCGCAGGATCGCCTCGTCGGGATTGGCTGCAAGGAAAGCATGAATGCGCTGTTGAAACGTCGCGGATGGCTGCATGACGACACCTATTTGGTATGCCGTGCCGACGATAGCGGGGTGACGTTTTCCTCGGCTGCCGTCGCAGCATCAGGCGCAGGCTCGTCGCCAGCGGATTCAACAACATCGGGCTGCGCCACGCGCCGCGCTTCCTCGACCTGGCGCGCCATCTGCAACGCCGCGACCAGTTCGCCCGCCGTCATGCCGGAGGCACTGAAGGCCGGCAACCCCTCGCGCCGGATCGCGGCGTGCACGACGCACAGGATCAGCACCAGCACGGCCGGCATCAGGTCGATCGAGATCGCGCCCGCCCAGCTCGGAATGAAATCGCCGGCGTAGCGAAGCACGGCTTCGGCGGGCGACATGGTCTGGAACCGAACCGGCTCGACGCGCGGCAATGCCAGTATCTTGTCGGCTGCCTCAGCGAGTGATGTCGCCTGCGCGGCGATCGAGCTCTCGACCTTGCCGACCACGGCGGTCTGCCGGTCCGCGAGGTCGGTGGTACGGCCGCCGGCGGCTGGCGCGATGAAGCCGGATGACAGGGACGTCGCCGCACGCTTGACGGCGGGTGCCACCGAGGTCTGCTGCAGGTTGGTGATCACGCCGCTGAGCGCCAGCGACTCGGTGGCGAAAGCGTCGCTGCGCGTCGAAATCGGACCGCGGTCGGAAATCAGTTCGCGCATCTTCGTCAGATGCTTGCCGCCCTGTTCGAACAATGCCGAGACGCGTTTGCCTGACGCCTGGACCTCCTGACCGAGACTGTCGAGTTGCCCGGACATTTGCGTCAGAAGCTGCACGACAGTGCCGGAGCCCGCGGTGCCCGTGAGCGAGCCGGCGCGCTCGGCGTCGGCTAGCCTGGAAAACCGCGATGAGGCCAACTGGATATCTGGCAGCAAGCCTTGCGCCGCGATGGCGTTGCTGTTGGCGGTATCGAGGTCGCGGGTGTAGTTCTGGACCGTGATGGCGAGATGCTGCTGGATCGCGGCCGCGCCCGCGAGCGCCGAGGCGTTGAGCCAGGACGACATCGCCACGATCATCAATGACCCGAGCAGCATGCAGCCGAACATCAGCGCGCGCCCGGTACGATCCACTACATGCGGCATGAACTGCATGAGGAAAATCCAGAAGGCGTAGATGCCGACCGAGACCGCCACCGAATAGATCACGGCGGCGAAGAACACCGTGGTCGGGCTGCCGTTGAGCAGCTCGCGGACACCGAGATAGGTGTAGACCCCAGCCGCAAGCGCCAGGATCGCGGTGGTCAGTTTCAGCGTGATTTCGAGGCGCGCGACGCCCTTCGAGAGAAGCAGCGAATTGGAGGCTCGCGCCGTGGCCGCCGGAGCGGTGAGGCCGGTGTTCGTGGGCATGACGTATCCTGTCGCGGTTCAATGAACCGTTCTGATCAACGCCCCCACGCTGTTGCTGAGTGTTTCAACGAATAGAGAGAAATTCCGACGAGATTGTGTCGGCAGCGCCTTCAGGCGGTTAGCCTTCGCCGCCCAGCCACTGCAGGATTTCCGCGTTCATCTCGCGCGGATAGGTATGGCTGAGATCGTCGAGCTCGCGATAGGTGACCTTGGCACCCGCGGCCGACAGCGCCTGGCTGGTCTGCCGCGCCACCTGCACCGGGAACATCCAATCGAGCCGGCCGTGCACGATATGAACGGGCAGGCCGCGCAACCTGTCGGCATCGGCCATTTCCGCCATCAGCGGATGAAATGTCGCCGACACCGGCGCGAGATGGGTGAAAGGCGAGGCGCCATCGAACCCCGTCACGTAGCAGAACGTGCCGCCGTCGCTCATCCCGGTCAGCAGCATTCTCTCTGAATCAATGTTCCAGCGCGCCCGCACGGCTTCCAGGATGCGCATGAGGTTCGGCGTATCGGTATCGTCGCCCATCAATGCCCAGGTGCTGCCGGTGGCGGTCGGTGCGACCAGGATCGCGCCGCGGCTGCGGGCGTCACGCAGCCAGCTCCAGAGGAAGCCGCGGCCAGTGCCGCTGCCGCCGTGCAGCGCCATCACCAGCGGCCATGCGCGGTCGGGCGTGTAATATTCCGGCACGTAGAGCGAGAAGCCGCCGCGGCTGCCGGGCTCGTTCTGGTTGTGGAAGACGCCGGTGTTTGGGTTGGCCGGCGCCGCCAGCCGCGCCGCGAGATCGGTGTCGTCGCGCAGTGCAGGATCGACAAAGAACTGGTTCACCGGCGGCAATCTTGCCGACAGCGCGTAGAGCGCTTCCTGCGCGCGCGGGACGTAACGCAGCGCGCGAAACAGGCTGACGAAATCGCCATGGCCGCTTTGCACGACGCGCAAGGCTTCGAACGCAGCGAGCGCCGCATCGCTTGCTGTTTCGAGCGGCGTCTTGATGTCAGCGAAACCCGCGGGCCATTGCTCGAGCCGCGGCCGGATCGCGCGCAGCGCGACGTCCGGCTTGCCGGCCGTTTCCATCACGCGGTCGAAGTCCGGCGGATTGAGGTAGCGCGCGACGAAGCCCAGGGCTTCCAGCGATTGCAACAGCGGCGGCAGCACGGCCACGATGTCGTCCACCACGGCCTCACTCATTACGCATTCCCTGTCCTAATGCAGCTGCGGCGCCTTCAACAGCTTGGCGCGATCGGTCGAGCTCAGCACCACGTCGAAGGTGACGCCCTCGTGGTAGACCGTGAGCGGCACGTCGACGCCGGCGGCGCCGAGCGACCAAAGCTTCCGGTAGAAGCCGGTCTGGCTGGTGATCTTGTCGCCGTTGACCGCGAGGATGACGTCGCCCGTCTTGAGCTCGGCGCGCGCTGCCGGTCCCTTGCTGGCGATGCCGACCACCACGACGCGGTTGTCGATTTCGGTGGTGTACATGCCGAGCCACGGCCGCGCCGGCTTGTTGACGCGGCCGAATTTCCTGATGTCGTCGAGCACCGGTTTCAACAGGTCGATCGGCACGATCATGTTAACGTGCTCGGCCTTGCCCTCGCGCTCGCGTTCGAGCTGCAGCGAGCCGATGCCGATCAGTTCGCCGCGACCCGAGATCAGCCCGGTGCCGCCCCAATTGGGGTGCGCGGGATGGGTGAAGATCGCCTCATCCAGCAGGTATTCCCAATAGCCGGCGAATTCCTGCTTGGCCGCGATCTGGCTGGCGACCGAGCGGGTGCGCCCGCCGGCGCCGCCGACCACCACGCGATCGCCGATCTGGGCGGCGGCGGAAGAACCGAGCGGCAGCGGCTCGAGATCGAGGTCGCCGAGCGCCTGCACCAGGCCAAAGCCGGACTCGAAATCGAAGCCGAGCGCATGGCCTTCCACCACGCGGCCGTCGCTCCGATGCAGCCACACCGCGTCGGCCTCGGTGATAAGATACCCGATCGTCAGCACCAGCCCGTTATCGATCACTACGCCATTGCCGGCGCGTTCGGTGCCGAGCGTCTCCGCGCTGAAGGCGTCAGACGGGATGATCGAATGCAGCCCGACCACCGACGACAGGGTTTTGTCGAGGTCGAAAGCGTAGTCGCCCGGGCGCGGCTGGTTTGCGGGCGGCACTCTCCATTCGGTCAAAGAGGGCATGGATGGTCTCCTGGCGAACCGGCGCGCTTCGGGGCAAGGCGAAAGCGCGGGAAATTCATGACAATCTATGCTGCAAACGGCCGTCTTGAAAGTGTCCCCTAAAATGGGCCGTCACGCGACTCATAAGAGGGCAGATTCACAAATGTTCCGCGGCAATTGAGGGTCAACCCACCTTCGCCCTTGCCCCCGACGGCATGACCCGGAAATCGCGGTTGTCCTTCAGCCAGCCAGCGCGTTCGTCGCGCAGCAAGGTACGGCGGACCTTGCCGGAATCGTCACGCAGGCCGACGGTGACGGCCTCGAAACTTTCCGGATGCTTGTAGCGGCTAAGGCGGTCGGCCAGGAACGCGGCCATGCCGTCGGCCACGGCCTGCGCGTCCGTGCTGCCGTCGAGTTCGAGGATGGCGTGCACGCGCTGCCCGAATTCCGGATCGGGCAGGCCGACGACGACGCAGGAGCGCACTTCGGGATGTTCCGTCACCGCGGCCTCGACTTCCGCCGGATAGATGTTCGCGCCGCCGCGCAGGATCATGTCGGCGAGGCGGTCGCCGAGATAGAGATAGCCTTCCGCATCGAGCCGGCCGATATCGCCGAGCGATTCCCAACCATCCGCGCGGCGCTTCGGCTCGGCGCCGAGATAGTGATAGGTGGAGCCGGCGCCGTCATTGGGCAGGAAATAAATTTCGCCGGTCTCGCCGGTGGCGACCTCGTTGCCGTCTTCGCCAATGATGCGCAGGCGCGCGGTCTCGCCGATCTTACCGACCGAGCCGCGGTGTTCGAGCCATTCAACGCCCGATATGATCGTGGCGCCCTGTGCTTCGGTGCCGCCATAGAGTTCGTAGATGCGTTCGGGCCCCAGCCACTCGATCCATTTTTCCTTCAGCCATGGCGGCATCGGCGCGGCCATGTGAAACACGATCTGCAGGCTCGACAGGTCGTAACGGTTGCGCACCTGGTCGGGCAGCGCCCAGATCCGGTGCATCATGGTGGGCACGAAATTGACCCACTGTACCCGGCTGGCCTCGATCAGGCGCAAGCATTCCTCGGCGTCGAATTTGACGAGGCCGGTGACGCGTCCGCCGTTGAACAGCGCGGTGTGCGAAACGATGAAGGGGGCGTTGTGGTAGAGCGGGCCGGGGTTGAGCAGGGAAGCGCCGAGTGCCATGCCGAGCGCCGCCGGTCCGGCGGTATCGATCACGGCAGGCTTGTGATCGAGGATCACTTTCGGCCGACCGGTCGAGCCGCCGCTGGTCATCGCCTTCCAGTAGCGCGCCACCGGGTTGTCGACTGGTTCGTCGGAAAAGCCGTCCGGCACGAAATCGGCCGGCAGCGAATTCGGCGCGTTCCAGTCCGGCTGGCCGCCGACCACCAAGGACGGCTTGAGAATGTCGAGCACGGCGGCGGCCTCGCCGCGCGGCAGCCGCCAGGTCAGCGACGTCGGCGTCGCGCCGCATTTCCACACCGCAAAGGTGGTCTCGAAAAACACATTGCTGTTGGGCAGCCCGATGGCGACGAAATCGCCGGGCTTGACGCCCTTGGCGGCGAACGCACGTGCGCGTCGGTTGGCGTTGCGCTCGAGCTGCTCCCAGGTGATGGCATCGGCGCCGTGACTGACCGCGATGGTGTCCTTCGGTTTCCGTTCGGCATACCAGCGTGGCACGTCGGCGATGGGAATGAGCATAGGGCGTTTCCGTTGGGGGCGTTGATGCCGCTCTTGTGGTTCTGATGAGGCGAGTGCCTCAGAAGTATCGTGACAGAATTGGATGGCGGAGTGAAGAGAGGCCGGAGCATGCGTGCTGGGTCGGAGCGCATTTGCCCGAACATGGATCGTTGGTGGTCCGCTGATCGAATTCGGCCCACCGCTCCTGCGGTTGCCATTTCCGACGCACAGCAGCGCGATGTTCGACCGCAAGGGATCAGCGCGCTGCGAGGCAGACCGCGAAAAGAAAAGGCCCCGCCTCGGCGGGGCCTTCCTGCGCGGGCGTCTACGCGATCGGCTCACCAGTCAGAAACGACAATGTTGCCGTAGGGTGCGTAGTCGATGGGCACCGGCGCGCCAAATGCGGGGGCCGGCACATAGGCCCGACGGCTCACCACAACGGTGCTTGGCCGCACAATCGGCGGTGCCCCGATAACTGGCGCGGGTGCGACGTAAGCGCTCCTCGGAGCCACTGCTACCGGATAGGGGTCGGCATATCTATCGACATAGTCGGCATATCTATCGACATAGATTGCCTGTGCCGATGCACCGGTGACGCCGAAGGCCAACAAACCGGCGATCGCCAGGCCGGCCGTCGAGCAAATGCGCGATCTCGTTGTCATGTTCCGCAATCTCCTTCACTTGTTACGGCTTGCAGCCGAACAACCGAACCCACACCGCGCGCGGTCGTTCCCGGCGCTCACGAGGTTTTTGACCGCAAGTTCCACCGTGATAGTTTCGCAGTTTACGGACCGGCCAGGATATCGGTGTCCAGCGGGCTATCGTGAGAAGCAAACCATTCGGCGCGAAGCGCTGCGCGGCGGCGACCACCATCGTTGATTGGCAGCTTCAACGCCTCGAGCAGGCCCTGGACCTCGCCGCGCGCTAGGAGACGAGATGGCTCCTCCCCGTCGGTGTCGGGCATTGTCTCCCATAGCTGGTCCAGCGCGGTGAGCCCACGTGGAAAAAGATCGCGATAAATCGCGCGCTCCTGAAAGCCAGTCGCGGCCCGGAAACCTGCATTGAGGGCCAGTTCCTGCAAGCAGCCGCAAAGAACCGGGGCGGTAGATGATCGTTGCGCCGAAATGCGGTTGCGCACGACGACCCAATCGATGAGGGCGCCGTCAACCGGCCGGCGATGGCGGCGTATCTCGCGCACCAGCTCGCCGTAATGGCCGACCCCGGTGACCGTCAACGTAACCGGATCGAGTGTCGCCAGCACGTCGAGGTCGAGAAAACTGTCGTTCAGCGGCGTCACCAGGGTGTCTGTGATCGAATGGGCGAGCCGCATCAGGTAGCTGTCATGCGGAGGCGTATCGATCACGACAAAGTCGTGGCGATCCTGCGCAGCGGCAACGGCTCGCTGGAAATCGGAGAATTCGGCAGCCTCGTTTTCCTCCACCATGGGGCCTTCGACGCGTGCGATGCAGAAATGCGTCGGCAGCTCCAGATCGGCTTGGCTCCGCCGCGCCCAGCCGCGCCGGTTCTCGATACAGTGGGTGAGGGACCGTTGCCGGCCATCGAGATCGATGGTTGCGACGCGCTGGCCGGCCTTCAGCAGCGCAACGGCGACGTGCATCGCGATTGTGGTTTTACCCGAACCGCCCTTCTCGTTTCCGACCACGACGACGTGCGGCGACGGGCGCAATTGATGTACAGGCGCGGTAAGCACGGCTGCGCCTCCACGAACCGTCGGTTGCTTTCAAGCCTGCTCAGGAGGCGCGCCCCGCAATGGCGCGGCGGTCCTGTGCGGCAGGCAATAACATAACAGGCGCGTGGAGCCGTTTGTTCCTGGAACGGCCGGTCGCCCGAAGCTGCCGGTCATTTTTTGCAAGCCCCTTGCAGCGCAACTCTGCCCCACCTAAGTCGCATGCTGTAGGTTCCGATCGATCTTCAGGTGGGCGATCGCGTGCTGTTCGGCAATGGTCGGGCACCGAGGTCAAGATCGACGGCACCGAATATTTGATCATGAAAGAAAACGACATCATGGGCGTGCTGGGTGGTCCGGCGCAAGTCGCAAGGCCGCTTGAAAGCCCCCCGATGTAATGAGCAACCGAGGAATAGTATCGTAGGGAGCAAGACCATGGCTGCCAAGGAAGTCAAGTTTTCGGTCGATGCCCGCGAGAAGATGCTGCGCGGCGTCGACATTCTCGCCAATACGGTGAAAGTCACGCTTGGTCCGAAAGGACGAAACGTCGTCATCGAAAAGTCGTTCGGTGCGCCACGCATCACCAAGGATGGCGTGACCGTCGCGAAAGAGATCGAGCTCGACGACAAGTTCGAGAACATGGGCGCGCAGATGGTGCGCGAGGTGGCGTCGAAGACATCGGATCGCGTTGGCGACGGCACCACGACTGCCAGCGTGCTCGCCCAGGCGATCGTGAAAGAGGGTGCGAAGGCCGTCGCCGCAGGCGTGAATCCGATGGACCTCAAGCGCGGTGTCGACCGTGCTATCGATACGCTGATCGATGATATCGAGAAAAACTCGAAGAAAGTGACGTCGAACGACGAGATCGCTCAGGTGGCAACCATTTCGGCCAATGGCGATGCCGAGATCGGCCGCTTCCTGGCCGACGCCATGAAGAAGGTAGGTAACGACGGCGTCATCACCGTCGAGGAGGCCAAGTCGCTGCAGACCGAGCTCGAAGTGGTCGAGGGCATGCAGTTCGACCGTGGCTACATCTCGCCCTACTTCGTCACCAACGCCGAGAAGATGCGGGTCGAACTCGAAGACCCCTACATCCTGATCCATGAGAAGAAACTGTCGGGACTGCAGCCGTTGCTGCCGCTACTCGAATCGATCGTGCAGTCAGGCAAGCCGCTGCTCGTCATTGCCGAGGATGTGGAGGGCGAGGCGCTTGCCACCCTTGTCGTGAACAGGCTGCGGGGCGGACTGAAAGTCGCGGCGGTAAAAGCGCCCGGCTTCGGGGATCGCCGCAAGGCGATGCTTCAGGATATCGCCATCCTGACCGGCGGCACCATGATCTCGGAGGATCTCGGCATCAAGCTGGAGAGCGTGAC
This genomic window contains:
- a CDS encoding AMP-binding protein, translating into MLIPIADVPRWYAERKPKDTIAVSHGADAITWEQLERNANRRARAFAAKGVKPGDFVAIGLPNSNVFFETTFAVWKCGATPTSLTWRLPRGEAAAVLDILKPSLVVGGQPDWNAPNSLPADFVPDGFSDEPVDNPVARYWKAMTSGGSTGRPKVILDHKPAVIDTAGPAALGMALGASLLNPGPLYHNAPFIVSHTALFNGGRVTGLVKFDAEECLRLIEASRVQWVNFVPTMMHRIWALPDQVRNRYDLSSLQIVFHMAAPMPPWLKEKWIEWLGPERIYELYGGTEAQGATIISGVEWLEHRGSVGKIGETARLRIIGEDGNEVATGETGEIYFLPNDGAGSTYHYLGAEPKRRADGWESLGDIGRLDAEGYLYLGDRLADMILRGGANIYPAEVEAAVTEHPEVRSCVVVGLPDPEFGQRVHAILELDGSTDAQAVADGMAAFLADRLSRYKHPESFEAVTVGLRDDSGKVRRTLLRDERAGWLKDNRDFRVMPSGARAKVG
- the groL gene encoding chaperonin GroEL (60 kDa chaperone family; promotes refolding of misfolded polypeptides especially under stressful conditions; forms two stacked rings of heptamers to form a barrel-shaped 14mer; ends can be capped by GroES; misfolded proteins enter the barrel where they are refolded when GroES binds), which encodes MAAKEVKFSVDAREKMLRGVDILANTVKVTLGPKGRNVVIEKSFGAPRITKDGVTVAKEIELDDKFENMGAQMVREVASKTSDRVGDGTTTASVLAQAIVKEGAKAVAAGVNPMDLKRGVDRAIDTLIDDIEKNSKKVTSNDEIAQVATISANGDAEIGRFLADAMKKVGNDGVITVEEAKSLQTELEVVEGMQFDRGYISPYFVTNAEKMRVELEDPYILIHEKKLSGLQPLLPLLESIVQSGKPLLVIAEDVEGEALATLVVNRLRGGLKVAAVKAPGFGDRRKAMLQDIAILTGGTMISEDLGIKLESVTTNMLGHARRVRIEKENTTIVNGGGKKTDIEARIAQIKAEIKETTSDYDREELQERLAKLAGGVAVIRVGGATEVEVRERKDRVDDALHATRAAVKEGILPGGGVPLLRAVKALDRLKAANEDERYGVEIVKKALSWPTRQIAINAGEDGSLVVGQILDKDTYAFGFDAQTGEFCNLMSKGIIDPTKVVRTALEDAASVAGLLVTTEAMVAELPKKQKAPPTAPGASMADMDYQI
- a CDS encoding division plane positioning ATPase MipZ, whose translation is MLTAPVHQLRPSPHVVVVGNEKGGSGKTTIAMHVAVALLKAGQRVATIDLDGRQRSLTHCIENRRGWARRSQADLELPTHFCIARVEGPMVEENEAAEFSDFQRAVAAAQDRHDFVVIDTPPHDSYLMRLAHSITDTLVTPLNDSFLDLDVLATLDPVTLTVTGVGHYGELVREIRRHRRPVDGALIDWVVVRNRISAQRSSTAPVLCGCLQELALNAGFRAATGFQERAIYRDLFPRGLTALDQLWETMPDTDGEEPSRLLARGEVQGLLEALKLPINDGGRRRAALRAEWFASHDSPLDTDILAGP
- a CDS encoding sulfite exporter TauE/SafE family protein, with the translated sequence MISAAQGVLGLASGMLVGFSLGLVGGGGSILAVPLMVYVVGVAEPHVAIGTSAIAVAANAAINLSNHARGGTVIWSCALIFAVAGMAGAFGGSILGKMVDGQKLLALFALVMIVIALLMLKTRSRIGLPDVKVSMSNMPAIVGLGLATGTISGFFGIGGGFLIVPALMLATGMPIMNAVSSSLVAVTAFGLTTAASYAWSGLVSWALAGLFVAGGIAGGLAGTRAARHLAERRGALNIVFAVVIIAVALYMLARNISLSQP
- a CDS encoding PaaI family thioesterase yields the protein MSRFQPKNPDYRAIAFHTFEQQRAMKTLGISITRVEPGEVDLAMDYRSDLTQQHGFIHAGIITAGLDNACGIAAFTLMPAGAGILTVEFKTNLLAPARGERFAFRATVVKPGRTLTVCEARAYAAHDGAETLIATMSGTLMALAPREDAATDRAHMPA
- a CDS encoding DsbA family protein is translated as MKRSNNPAGANPGCTRRKALGLLGGGAALLGAGAASRSAFAQGGDDVLTEALVLRDPDVPAAGNPDGDINIVEWFDYNCPYCRKIAPEIQQVVQDDGKVRLVLKDWPILGEVSKFGARMALAAKYQGKYMAAHEAMIGVSSRLTEPRIRELLAGAGIDMDRLNRDATTNAKAIDTILARNHDQAVAFGFKGTPSFIVGKFRVPGILNMAEFEMVIADARKAKKSN
- a CDS encoding S1C family serine protease: MPSLTEWRVPPANQPRPGDYAFDLDKTLSSVVGLHSIIPSDAFSAETLGTERAGNGVVIDNGLVLTIGYLITEADAVWLHRSDGRVVEGHALGFDFESGFGLVQALGDLDLEPLPLGSSAAAQIGDRVVVGGAGGRTRSVASQIAAKQEFAGYWEYLLDEAIFTHPAHPNWGGTGLISGRGELIGIGSLQLEREREGKAEHVNMIVPIDLLKPVLDDIRKFGRVNKPARPWLGMYTTEIDNRVVVVGIASKGPAARAELKTGDVILAVNGDKITSQTGFYRKLWSLGAAGVDVPLTVYHEGVTFDVVLSSTDRAKLLKAPQLH
- a CDS encoding phospholipase; its protein translation is MSEAVVDDIVAVLPPLLQSLEALGFVARYLNPPDFDRVMETAGKPDVALRAIRPRLEQWPAGFADIKTPLETASDAALAAFEALRVVQSGHGDFVSLFRALRYVPRAQEALYALSARLPPVNQFFVDPALRDDTDLAARLAAPANPNTGVFHNQNEPGSRGGFSLYVPEYYTPDRAWPLVMALHGGSGTGRGFLWSWLRDARSRGAILVAPTATGSTWALMGDDTDTPNLMRILEAVRARWNIDSERMLLTGMSDGGTFCYVTGFDGASPFTHLAPVSATFHPLMAEMADADRLRGLPVHIVHGRLDWMFPVQVARQTSQALSAAGAKVTYRELDDLSHTYPREMNAEILQWLGGEG